Within Quercus lobata isolate SW786 chromosome 5, ValleyOak3.0 Primary Assembly, whole genome shotgun sequence, the genomic segment cAGACATTTGTGGTTTCAAACGTCTTGGATCCAAGGTGTAATCTAGATCTAGTCTTGCACAAATTGTATTGCCTTGCAAATGACACAATGATACATAAAAGTCATCAGAAGAAAccattttatttgataataattatTCAAATGACATTACAATAAGGAAAACCAAACAAAtgttattcaaattttatagtGGTTCACCCTCACTATTTCATAGATTTTTCATAATTCTAGTTTGGCGCGAATGCTTTTTGAAGATATTCAACTACATTCTTGTCTAGTTGGAAGGCCTTGATGAGAACATCCGGATTGATGGGAGGAACAGATCCGAAGACTGCGTTTGCTATGGTGATCACCCCAGGATTTTGGCTGCTGAGACCAGCAAAGGCAAGACCAACAGTCTCCCCTATGTTAAATTGGAAGTGAATGAGACCAATTGGGAATACAAAGACATCTCCCTTGTTTAGAACTTTGGTGAAGAGTTTGTTTGGGTTGGATGTGACAAATCCAACTAAGAAAGTACCCTCAATGACTACAAAAAGCTCAGTGCCACGAGGGTGAGTGTGAGGAGGATTCAGGCCATATGGTGCAAAGTCAAGGCGAGCCAAAGATATGCCTAGAGTGTTGAGACCTGCTAATTTATCGACATTCACTAGAGTGACATTTGATCCGACTTTGTTTCTAGTGTTTCCGGGAATATTAAGTCCGgagaagaaaaaatcatttgCTGAGACCATTGCAGGGtccttacaaaattttccattcacGAACACTacccaaagaaagaaaagttagttattgttgCAAATAAGACGTTTGTGTAACAATGTACTGTAACATGTCATGTAGGGGGGAAAAAACCGTTGGGgcataattttattaatgtaagaacttataataaattcaaaagaacTTGATTGATAATACTACTACTGCTAATAATATTGAGAGTGTGTTTTATACATACCACCAGATTTGATGTCGTTAATTGCGACACAGAAGTCTTGCAAAGGACTAGGATCATAGGCAGAAACAAAAGAGGATGCCAAGGCCAAAATGGCCACTGTCGCAAGGAAAGAAACACCTTTCATTATATTTGAGGAGGTTATCTCTATCTTATATGGTATACTATTCTTGGTTGAGGGAGGGATGAGAAACATAGCAATATTGAAATTTCTATTTATAGAGAGGAATGGGAGAAGCGGTctatatttttgcaaaaactTGCTAATTGTTCAACTCtgtcacatttttttatttaattaggtGAACCAAATTTCATTACCGGTTTAACCACTACTTGTCGTCACATATTTTAAAACCTATCAAATGGGACCTCTTCAGTGGCATTGTGTAGTTTAAAGGTTGCTTTGACAAAAATAATGTTGATTTTGCCAACCAAGAAATAAACCTgattttgataatatatatatatatatatatttattgaaatgaCTGAGAATTTCCTAGTCCTATTCATGTTGGACTCTGTCCTCTTTAGTTAAATTTTCCTCCGTCGTTGGCTGCAGCTTTCGATGCGCAACAAAACAATACCATTTGCGTTAATTCTTTAACTCAAATTGCTTGCAACTGTGGAGTATCTCATTGACCTTATCTTATTTGGTGTGTACTAAAGACTTCTTAATGGTTAGATTTAAATTAATGTCTAGGACCAAGTAGCCACTAGCCAACAACTActatattcagccaaaaaaaaaaaaaaaaacaaacaactacTATGGTATCTGTCTGGTATATCCGCCTTCTTTCCCccctcttttttgttgttgataatctgCATAAGATTTGTTTCCCTTTTTTGCTCTCTTTATGTTGATCCCATGTTATGGTGTATTttagctccaaaaaaaaaaaaaaaaaaaaagggtatggTGTATTTCGATTTCGTTTAGAGTTGAAGATTCATTACTACTTATAGATGAAACCTGTTAAGATGCTAGTTTTTGCACATCTTTcgggaaaatgaaaataattgcctaataataataataatgagacaAATCCCAAAGCCCATAATGCAATGCATTAATAACCCAACCCTTTAAGCATCAAATGCCAGAAATTAATCTCACAACCTATAAATATGGCCCTTACATTTGGCAAAATCAACATGTCGAATTGGAAAAAATTTGGATCCATGAAACCCAACTAAAATACCCATTACAtagggcaaaaatggcccattaccatcaattttggaaataatttgctcagaaacactgtttccgaactatatagcaatctaccactttttcgggcctatagcggcgttttcctgaaaattttttttataagtcccataacaggttcaaggggctctatagtggcgtttttaagccctatagtgacgtttttgggtcctatagcggcgttttcctgcaaaatttttttgcaagtcccataacagtttcaaggggccctatagtagcgtttttaagccctatagtgacgtttttgggccctatagcggcgttttcctgcaaaattttttttataagtccccataacaggttcaaggggccctatagtggcgttttttaagccctatagtgacgttttcgggccctatagcggcgttttcggaaaaagtggtatttccctaattatttccgaaacagtgctctgttgctaaatatttcaaaaattaatgctaatgggccatttttgcccatTACATAGCCTACCAAATCGGCCGAACTGGGCCCACCAAAAATTTAACCCTAGTAAGCCTGGGGCCCATGTCTGGGCCGAAAGTCAGAATACTTATGGTACTTCTTTCTAGGCCAAGCCCATGCGTGAAGAAGCtagcaaagggaaaaaaataggaGAGGGGGATTGGAGGGTTAGAGAGTCATTCCGCATCTGCTTTGACTTGGACACATTGAAAAAACTCTCGAAAGAACTTGGAGTATGTGTGACACGATTGAGCTCATACTTGATGCAATATGCAACACACAATCAAGGTTTTCAGATCTGGATCATTTATTGAACCGTAAAAagaagaggttcaaggtttttgagatcGAACTAAGatcgaaccgtgatgacatcATAATGCATTGGTTGACATATGTCAAGCTCATTATTGGGGCTGGGGACCAAATTTTCTTAACAGGTACAAAATGAAGTGTCTACAACTAATACTTTAACATGTAAGTTAATATTTGATATGACTCAAGTATACCTCTTACATGAAAAATGATTAATTGATATGAAAACTCAATGGTAATTGAATTTATTTGCAATTAGTTTGATAGTCGGCATGCACAATATGAAATCTTTATCCGTTAACATCACCTTACTTATGCACAGGTTGACCACCACAAAgagttttgtatatttttcccATTATTTTCTAAATCAAAAATAGGgcataaaagaataattttatttaactgCTTAAATATAACATTTCTTTACCATGTATAATTCATTTCCATATTTCTTTCATATGAATACAACACAAATGTCCATACTCATACTATTTCAAGAGtactcaaaaatatttcttcaatgccaagagccttgtatcTCAACTAGCATATCTTAGTATTTCCAACAAAGATATCTAAGATTTAAACTCCTCTTcccctttgaaaaaaaaaaaaatcttcaacgTTACCTTTAGGAATGGTTTTTGGACATAAAATAGGTACAACCGAACCCTCAACATGGCTtgccaatttttaaaatgattttttttttttttttgactattCTTAATACAATAGTGttccatttatatataatagtacAGACATTTGTGGTTTCAAACGTCTTGGATCCAAGGTGTAATCTAGATCTAGTCTTGCACAAATTGTATTGCCTTGCAAATGACACAATGATACATAAAAGTCATTAGAAGAAAccattttatttgataataattatTCAAATGACATTACAATAAGGAAAACCAAACAAAtgttattcaaattttatagtGGTTCACCCTCACTATTTCATAGATTTTTCATAATTCTAGTTTGGCGCGAATGCTTTTTGAAGATATTCAACTACATTCTTGTCTAGTTGGAAGGCCTTGATGAGAACATCAGGATTGATGGGAGGAACAGATCCAAAGACTGCGTTTGCTATGGTGATCACCCCAGGATTTTGGCTGCTGAGACCAGCAAAGGCAAGACCAACAGTCTTCCCTATGTTGAATTGGAAGTGAATGAGACCAATTGGGAATACAAAGACATCTCCCTTGTTTAGAACTTTGGTGAAGAGTTTGTTTGGGTTGGATGTGACAAATCCAACTAAGAAAGTACCCTCAATGACTACAAAAAGCTCAGTGCCACGAGGGTGAGTGTGAGGAGGATTCAGGCCATATGGTGCAAAGTCAAGGCGAGCCAAAGATATGCCTAGAGTGTTGAGACCTGCTAATTTATCGACATTCACTAGGGTGACATTTGATCCGACTTTGTTTCCAGTGTTTCCGGGAATATTAAGTCCGgagaagaaaaaatcatttgCTGAGACCATTGCAGGATCcttgcaaaattttccattcaAGAACActacacaaagaaagaaaagttagttattgttgCACATAAGACGTTAGTGTAACAATGTGCTGTAACATGTCatgtaggggaaaaaaaaccttTGGGGCATAAAAGAACTTATAATAAATTCTAAAGAACTTGATTGATAATACTACTACTGCTAATAATATTGAGAGTGTGTTTTATACATACCACCAGATTTGATGTCGTTAATTGCGACACAGAAGTCCTGCAAAGGACTAGGATCATAGGCAGAAACAAAGGAGGATGCCAAGGCCAAAATGGCCACAGTCGCAAGGAAAGAAACACCTTTCATTATATTTGAGGAGGTTATCTCTATCTTATATGGTATACTATTCTAGGTTGAGTGAGGGATGAGAAACATAGCAATATTGAAATTTCTATTTATAGAGAGGAATGGGAGAAGCGGTctatatttttgcaaaaactTGGTAATTGTTCAActtgtcacttttttttatttaatgaggTGAACCAAATGCCTTAACCGGTTTAACCACTACTTGGTCGTCACATATTTTAAAACCTATCAAATGGGACCTCTTCAATGGCATTGGGCCGTTCAAAGGTTGCTTTGACAAAAATAATGTTGATTTTGCCAACCAAAagataaacctttttttttttttgagaaatatattgctatatttatttattgaaatgaCTGAGAAGCTCCTATTTATGTTGGACTCTGTCCTCATTAGTGAAATTTTCCACCATCGTCGGCTGCAGAGTGCAGATTTCGATGCGCAATAAAACAATAACATTTGGTAAATTCTTtaactcaaagaaaaaaaaaaaaaaaaaaaatttgcttgtaaCTGAGGAGTATCTCATTGACCTTATCTTAATTGGTGTACTAAGGAATTCTTAATGTTTAGTTAGATTTAAATTAATGTCTAGGACCAAGAAACCAACAACTACTATGGTATCTGTCTGGTACCGGTATATCCTTCTTCTTTCCCCcatcttttttgttgttgataatctgCATATAGATTTGTTTCCCTTTTTTGCTCTCTTTATGTTGATCCTATGTAATGGTGTATTTTagctccaaaagaaaaaagaaaaaaaaaagggtatggTGTATTTCGTTTAGAGTTGAAGATTCATTACTACCTATCGATGAAACCTGTTAAGATGCTAGTTTTTGCACATCTTTCGggcaaatgaaaataattacctaataataataaagagacAAATCCCAAAGCCCATAATGCAATGCATTGATAACCCAACCCTTTAAGCATCATATACCAGAAATTAATCTCACAACCTATAAATATGGCCCTTACATTTGGCCAAATCAACATGTCGAATTGGAAAAATTTTGGATCCATGAAATGCACAAACCCAACACTATTTCTTACTCCAAATAAAGGACTCAATCAACATTTAATATTGTTTGTCCTAAATCCTCAAATTGGGAAAGTGGATTCCCTTTTAGAGAAGCATTTCTCATGGCCTTGGTTCAATTGGTTACCTTAGACTCGAGAAAAATAACTTTGTTGGCATTAAGGTCCGTTTGATTGGGTGGATTTTaggaagaattgaaaaaaatgaaagaaaatggcgaggggaaaaaaaaattggtgtttAATTAAGTGGATTTGTGGAAAGATcattggtggagtctaagtaTTTTCTctgaaaattgaagataaaacaaaagagaaatcatTATGACAGCCAAAAATCAATTTTGCCCCTACCTCTCTACTGTGTCTATTATGATCACGTTGTGTTGTCgttgttgtcttcttctttttttttcaaagtttttctttttagtcaAACAATTGCCTTTGCATGTTTTGgctatttgttttatttatttatttatttttatcaacaGTGGGATTTTAATTTATAACAAACTAGTCATAGACTCACACGATGCgtaagaatatataattattttataatatgatataatccataatttattaattgaagATAATCTATTCATCTTTGTTCACctcaaaaattgaattagttGCCAACTAAAAAATGATAAgaccagcaaaaaaaaaaaaaaaaaaaaaaaaaaaaaaaaaaaaactaaagtgaGGTTTAACAGGTTAGAATCATCATGTACAAAGCTTTATTTacaataaagtaaataaataaaatattttttaaaaaaaccttatttaagaaaaacaatcaaatttataatagaCCCTCACTTATACCAATTTTCGTCAAATACCAAATTGTTAAACAATAATGTGCCCTTGATTCCACCCATGTCCAGTCCACCACACACATTTATTAATGTGTCCATATACAAATCACCCACTTGCCATTACATTCATTTTATCAATATTTTGAATTCCCACAAAGAATTAAAATAGTGCAAATACAAATAGTGTGTATACAAATTGTAAGTGGGTTAAGAACAtgggcatatatatatattctatctTACTCACCTGACCACGTACATCCATATAATATTGTGGTCAAACGTAGCCTTACCAAATTAAGTCCATATTTTTATCGCATTATAGCTTTTTCTACTAGTTGTTTCATAGTTGTATAGGTAATGTTTATGAATTTAAAGAATTCAAAACGTCTATCATAAAAGTAGTTAACGCATGACATTCAATTCTATGATTTCAAAAGCTTCTACCTAATTAAGCCTTTAAGTTTGTggtaaaaaacaattaaaccatGCATTATATCActgtatatatgaaattaatttttaaatagaaagtAATTTACAAATCTCATAATTTGGTTAAAAAGAAAACTGATGAGAAggatatgaaaaataaattaatttgatcTTTCCACTTAAATGACCAtttaatcaataataataattttataaaaattttccaacaCGTGGTCAAAGTTGGTGGCAAACTTGTTGAGCTCGGCCAATTGTTCTAGCCCCGAAGAAGATAACTATTAGCATTCCAGCTCATGAACTTTAAATGGCTATAGAAAAGTATCAAATTGTATCAGTTGCTATGCACCAAaaatagtagttttttttttgcctttattggATCACGTCAGCTATATCATACTGTGTTtaataatgaaagaaatagtaaaattcaaaatttaaaactcaGCATATAGTAGTATTGTTAAGTTTTGTCTAATACTCATGTACATGGTATTCTAGATATTTAAGAggagaaaattctaaaaagaaaatcaagttgttgaaaaaaattacataatccAAAATCTAAAACTACAAACCCAACTATTGTTCATgtacaaaatattatatatagatagatattcAATAATCAAGAACCAATTAATTTTTCCATCCACACAACAATTAGTCTAAAGCTAGATGCAAATGGAATTTAAAAGgaattcatttttttgaattttatcacTCCTAAAATCCCAAACAATTTCTCAAAAGCTAAACAATCCACAAAGTTATTCATCAACCAAACAGGCCAACTAAggtccaaaacacaaaaatttcagcCACAACACAGCAGTCTACTTAAATTGATATACTTTGAAGAATTtaagtttcatttaaaaaattaagataatttttttaaaaaaattgttagacCCCAAGTtccctaccaaaaaaaaaaaaggattcaaactctactctcttttctcttccattttcacaatttttgtgTCACCAAACAGTCCAATTAAGtaataaacaacaaaatattaatataagaaaaaggaaatctAAAATAACTGATGTGTATTGAACCATTAAAAGCAAATTATCAAGCAccacccaagaaaaaaaaaatatttattcccCTTCCTTCAAAAGTTTCTAAGAATAGAATGATTACCAATTGATTGGTAAGATCTTCAATAGAATAAAAAGCTTCCAGTGATTGCGAGGCTTGATTGTTGACATCAGCCAATGAGTGGACAAATGGAatagagataaaaaagaaatttagttCATCATATAAAATGAcaggaaaaagagaaattaaagcaAATTTTCTTTggtgaaaataaataacactcTTACTATAAAACAAAGGCCAAAATGAAAACATCACATTGAAGTTAATTATTAAATAGAAGAATATTATCGCAAACATATTGAGAGCAACATTCTTGCAGCCTAGAGAAGAGAAACCAtaaagcaatttataacaaacaTGATCAAATGCCAAACTcgaatcaattttgaaaaagaaaaaaatatatttgaatagtTTTAAGGCCGTGAAAACTCAAACTTATTCATTATGAAATCCCAAAattgaattagatttttttttcaagtaatgagatggaaataaataaataataagaataataaaaataacaaaactctTTTTGAGTTCATACCCCTAGGCTACTAATGTTTGCCACTCATGTGCTTCAGTTGCATCTGCAAGCTTTAGAGTCATTCTTTGTCTCTTGCACtcatttgattgggttttggcaGACATACTTGAGTCATGATAGAAAGAACAGTTAAAACACTCAAGAAACTATCCCATTGAAGGCCATACCGATCAATTTGTGGAGAGAGAACAACTGATaatttataaagaaagaaatgagaGGTGAGGAGGTGAAGAAGTTACAATCTATCGGTGACTATCAAAATTCCATATAATAGCGGCATTTGAAGAGTTTGTGTTAcggtccatttggattgaacttattgttgctaaaactgaaaactaaaaactaaaaactgaaaacactatagtagaataatttttaaatgtgtgaatagtaccttgggacccatttttaatatttttaaatgcgtGAACATGGCATGCACAGTGCACTGTTCATAAACAATGAATgcactgttcataaacagtgaaTTTTGTTTCTGAAAGTCAATAACtacagcttaaaaaaaaaaaagaaaaaagaaaagaaaagagaaaatgcgCTTTTGTAAACCTagacgcccaatccaaaccctACCTTAATGGAGAGACACATAGTAGAATTGGAGATAAAGTAACACCTGAATCTAAGGAGATATTCAATAAATGTCAatcaataaatcaaaaaataaaaatgaaagaaagaaaataaataatgacatgACGTTGACATGGCTTAATtggagcgtagcaacaataaatgctacgcttcagcttttagatatatgtAGATGTAGATAGTGGCtttcacttatttatttatttttattttaaagaaggCACCTCGaattgttatatataaataaaataacaaagaaaataaaatattattacaatattaaTGACATGTTAATTTATATAggatattattcttttaattttaattgataataagtatttttgtttttaatgattgtaaggaaattattttttatattatgtaatTGGAGCATGAGAGTAATTTTATGCAAACTTCATTTTCAATCTACTCACATTTCTTTCCAActaaacaaataagtttttcacCCCACCACTTTTTCAGCTTCCAAACTAAACAcataagagagaaaacaaaatctcTTTTATGATCtaacttttctatcctcccatttTTCCACCCCTCGAACCAAATAAACCTTAAGTGTTCATTACTGAAGGTAAGTGAATACTAGTGTCCAACTTCCAATTAACAAGAAACTTAATATTCATATTAAGAAAAATGAGAATAAgtaatctatttttaaaatcttaattttataaaatgttattaAGTGGTATAACATTAACAAAATGGTAAACTTGATgtcgtttatatatataactgctGGTGTGGGGTTTGTGTTGATTAATGTATTAGCAGTTTAGAACCATTACtcaattgtttaaataaatTCACGGCTTCACTCTTGGTAGGCAATCCTAGCATTCAATAGGGGTGGAACTAATTATGACTCTGTGTAACTGAACTAGAGTAAGTCttggttgaaaacttgaaatccAAATAGAAGAACTAAAATTGAGGCACTAGTTTTGTAGTGTTCACATTTGGCAAGGAAATGCTAGTGAAATAGAAAGCTTGAAGGAGAGAATCATCGTGAGGAAAGCAATATTTATCTCATGTATATTATTTTGACTTTCACTAGgtggaggattttttttttttggggggggggggggggggatagtTCGAATGTCATTTTTGATTCATAGGATTCAATGATTTGGATATATGCACAATTTCCTCTCATATATAGTATGTGGTGTGCGAGCCATACCTTGTGAGAAGCTAATACAATGTGAGAGATAAATCCACAATTCATATAATTTATACTATAAGAGATAGATTCTCTTAGAAATGGGTGGGTGAAAATGAAATCAATGTCACGTAGTTGGAATAGGGTAAATGATTCATGTATGAGCTAATTCAATCATATGTGGATTAATATATATTCAAGAAttaggcttttttattttattttattttatatgatttgATAGTCTGGGATTGGAATTCTAATTTTCGTTCCAAAAGAAAGTATACAATAGGTGGATTATTCATTTTTATGAGCTAAAAGGTAGAATAATTCCAACTTCAAAAATCTAACATGACAGATTGAATATTAAGATCTTCAGGTTTCAGTAACAAGGAGACAAGGCAAAATTTTGGGTCAACTTTCAGAATTCTTAGTCCCAATTCATTTTGATTAGTCTATAAAATCAATgattcgattttttttttcctttcccttcagcgggaaaatgaaattatttctttatattagTGTTTTTCTCCATTCgcttgaaattgaatttttgaatttgttacTGTCTCCATTAATTGAATCATAAATTCCATATGCAAAAATCATGCCATTTCTTGTACAACTAAAATATGCTTGCATTAATTGAATCATAAATTCCATATGCAAAAATCATGCCATTTCTTGTACAACTGAAATATGCTTGTATTGTATGCTGCTCTTAAAATGCCACATTGCCACTACCACCGTATAATATCCAcacaaattatataatttaaaaaaaaaaaatgaacaaataaacaaataaaaggaagaggaaatttGTAACTTTGTTGGATTAACTAGATCAAGCCAAATTCTTACACAGATCAATACACTGTCATGAGCATCCCATATTACCTAATTTAGTCTAATTTGAAACAAAGcaagagaaaaaggagagaagaaAGGGTTAAATTAGAGAGTAAGTCCGTGACCATGAGACGCAATCCTATGCTAAGTTAAGAGAGCTAGTCCCCACCTTCAAATTGGTTTATCTGACAGTACAGGCAACTGCATAAGCCCAATACTTGAGATGCTCTTTCATGGCCACATTATCTTTGAATGATGGCATCAGATTCTTACTTCGATGTTGATCTCCAAAACTCTGATTCTGATACCCACATGTTTCCTTAAACATTGAAAACATAGAAACTTCCTCCACATCAAGGCACAAATCAAGCTCTCCAAGAATCTCTTTCCTATGACTCAACCCTCTCTTGCTGCTTCTTCTCCTTGtcttccttctctcttccttctcagCTGACATTTTGAGCTCGATCACTTCATCTTCAACATGATTGGCCATCTGGGGTTCAATTTCATCAGCAAATTCACCACATTTGGTGCACATTGGGTCCAAATTCTCATCATTTGGCAACTCATCTGGCTGGTTTTGAAGGATTGGAGAAATGGGTTCGGATGATTCTTCTTTGGAAGGCTCATCATTGACATGTTCTTGTGTGTCAATTCCATCACTGGCTGAATCCAAAGACTCGTTCTTTGATGCAAAAATGTTGGTGAAGAACCAAAGAGAGTCTAAGCTCTCAATGACCCATGGACCATCCATGAgaaataaacaacaacaacaaagccaaACAAAACCATCAAACTTGGGTAAAACAAGAGTAGAGTGGACAGTAACTATAATCATTTAAGAATAGAAGAATGAACTTCGTGATTTGCTACAGTAATTTTTGGACTGACCTTGTTGACATTATTGTCATTCATTGGTTGTTATTTTTGATTGACTAAAATATCCCTTTTATCTGACATTTTAGGTTGATCGACGAGGATAGTGTGGTCCTTTCGGGAAAAAACAGTGGGCGGTTTTCACCGAAAGTGCAATAATTTTCGTGCGATTAAATGCATTTGTCAGTTACAATTATTGGTGAGAGTGATTCCCACGCGGC encodes:
- the LOC115992371 gene encoding germin-like protein subfamily 1 member 7, with the protein product MKGVSFLATVAILALASSFVSAYDPSPLQDFCVAINDIKSGVFVNGKFCKDPAMVSANDFFFSGLNIPGNTRNKVGSNVTLVNVDKLAGLNTLGISLARLDFAPYGLNPPHTHPRGTELFVVIEGTFLVGFVTSNPNKLFTKVLNKGDVFVFPIGLIHFQFNIGETVGLAFAGLSSQNPGVITIANAVFGSVPPINPDVLIKAFQLDKNVVEYLQKAFAPN
- the LOC115992331 gene encoding germin-like protein subfamily 1 member 16 isoform X2 — its product is MKGVSFLATVAILALASSFVSAYDPSPLQDFCVAINDIKSVFLNGKFCKDPAMVSANDFFFSGLNIPGNTGNKVGSNVTLVNVDKLAGLNTLGISLARLDFAPYGLNPPHTHPRGTELFVVIEGTFLVGFVTSNPNKLFTKVLNKGDVFVFPIGLIHFQFNIGKTVGLAFAGLSSQNPGVITIANAVFGSVPPINPDVLIKAFQLDKNVVEYLQKAFAPN
- the LOC115992331 gene encoding germin-like protein subfamily 1 member 16 isoform X3; protein product: MKGVSFLATVAILALASSFVSAYDPSPLQDFCVAINDIKSGVFLNGKFCKDPAMVSANDFFFSGLNIPGNTGNKVGSNVTLVNVDKLAGLNTLGISLARLDFAPYGLNPPHTHPRGTEGLIHFQFNIGKTVGLAFAGLSSQNPGVITIANAVFGSVPPINPDVLIKAFQLDKNVVEYLQKAFAPN
- the LOC115992331 gene encoding germin-like protein subfamily 1 member 7 isoform X1, with the protein product MKGVSFLATVAILALASSFVSAYDPSPLQDFCVAINDIKSGVFLNGKFCKDPAMVSANDFFFSGLNIPGNTGNKVGSNVTLVNVDKLAGLNTLGISLARLDFAPYGLNPPHTHPRGTELFVVIEGTFLVGFVTSNPNKLFTKVLNKGDVFVFPIGLIHFQFNIGKTVGLAFAGLSSQNPGVITIANAVFGSVPPINPDVLIKAFQLDKNVVEYLQKAFAPN
- the LOC115992527 gene encoding uncharacterized protein LOC115992527 → MIIVTVHSTLVLPKFDGFVWLCCCCLFLMDGPWVIESLDSLWFFTNIFASKNESLDSASDGIDTQEHVNDEPSKEESSEPISPILQNQPDELPNDENLDPMCTKCGEFADEIEPQMANHVEDEVIELKMSAEKEERRKTRRRSSKRGLSHRKEILGELDLCLDVEEVSMFSMFKETCGYQNQSFGDQHRSKNLMPSFKDNVAMKEHLKYWAYAVACTVR